A genomic window from Cricetulus griseus strain 17A/GY chromosome 4, alternate assembly CriGri-PICRH-1.0, whole genome shotgun sequence includes:
- the LOC100759650 gene encoding olfactory receptor 2M3: MMHWNNWTLNYDFILLGIFDHSPLHTFFFSLTLGIFFMALMGNSTMVLLIYLDAQLHTPMYILLSQLSLMDLMLICTTVPQMAFNFLSGNKSISMAGCGSQIFFYVSLLGSECFLLASMAYDRYVAICHPLRYPILMSHKICGLIAASSWILGSLDGIIEVAVAMSFSYCGAREIPHFFCEVPALLTLSCSDTLIYEKMIFFCCVIMLIFPVAIIIASYTRVILAVIRMASAESRHKAFATCSSHLVVVGMYYGAAMFIYMRPSSGRSPNQDKMVSAFYTILTPMLNPLIYSLRNREVARAFVKVLGMDKAAA; encoded by the coding sequence ATGATGCATTGGAACAATTGGACCCTCAACTATGATTTCATCCTGCTGGGAATTTTTGATCACAGCCCTCttcatacttttttcttttcgcTAACCCTAGGAATCTTCTTTATGGCCCTTATGGGTAATTCTACCATGGTGCTTCTCATCTACCTGGATGCCCAACTCCACACCCCTATGTACATACTTCTCAGCCAACTTTCCCTTATGGATCTCATGCTCATCTGTACCACAGTGCCCCAGATGGCCTTCAACTTCCTTTCTGGCAACAAGTCCATCTCCATGGCTGGTTGTGGAAGCCAGATATTCTTCTATGTATCTCTACTTGGATCTGAGTGTTTTCTGTTGGCCTCAATGGCCTATGACCGTTATGTGGCTATTTGCCACCCATTAAGGTACCCTATTCTCATGAGTCATAAAATCTGTGGTCTTATAGCTGCCTCCTCATGGATTCTTGGATCCCTAGATGGTATAATAGAAGTTGCTGTTGCAATGTCTTTTTCATATTGTGGTGCCAGAGAAATACCTCACTTTTTCTGtgaggttcctgccctgcttacTCTTTCATGCAGTGATACCTTGATATATGAAAAGATGATATTTTTCTGCTGTGTAATTATGCTTATCTTCCCTGTAGCAATCATCATTGCTTCCTATACTCGTGTGATTCTGGCTGTCATTCGTATGGCCTCTGCTGAGAGTCGCCACAAAGCTTTTGCAACCTGTTCCTCTCACCTTGTGGTGGTGGGAATGTATTATGGGGCAGCCATGTTCATATACATGCGGCCGTCTTCTGGTCGTTCTCCCAACCAGGACAAAATGGTTTCAGCTTTCTACACCATCCTTACTCCTATGTTGAACCCCCTTATTTACAGTCTACGCAATAGAGAAGTAGCTAGAGCATTCGTGAAAGTATTAGGGATGGACAAGGCTGCAGCATGA